The proteins below are encoded in one region of Halorhodospira halochloris:
- a CDS encoding PaaI family thioesterase, with product MVELLEQVRAARAEEDYSALSRMFPYASLIGIEVEPDECSGADPGQLLMSMPYRDDLIGRPGSGSLHGGLLGAFLEHASIVQILWNGESRYLPRIVNFHIDYLRRGAQEKTFAGVEIRRQGRRVANVHALAWQGNRQRPIAAARGHFLLTPPE from the coding sequence ATGGTTGAGTTGCTTGAACAGGTGCGTGCTGCCCGCGCTGAGGAAGATTACTCGGCGCTATCTCGAATGTTCCCTTACGCTAGTCTGATTGGTATTGAGGTAGAGCCAGATGAATGCTCGGGTGCGGATCCGGGGCAGCTGCTGATGAGCATGCCCTATCGGGATGATCTTATCGGCCGGCCTGGGAGCGGCTCTCTACACGGTGGTTTGCTGGGTGCCTTCCTCGAGCACGCCTCGATTGTGCAGATCCTATGGAACGGGGAGAGCCGGTATTTGCCTCGGATAGTCAACTTTCACATTGATTACTTACGTCGCGGGGCGCAGGAGAAGACCTTTGCTGGTGTAGAGATCCGCCGACAGGGGAGGCGAGTTGCTAATGTTCATGCGCTAGCGTGGCAAGGCAACAGGCAGCGACCGATCGCGGCTGCTCGCGGTCATTTTCTGCTCACTCCACCGGAATAA
- a CDS encoding PaaI family thioesterase codes for MRERGNHQPTQDCGYPTEDPPVEFEIARRLFQDSPHGSLIGLELVDLGSDFVVSKVAYRPELVGNPQTGYLHGGVITTIIDQSSGASVMLATGGQEGIVTLDLRIDHLRPAAPGRDVYARAECYRVGREVAFARCSAYQEDPAYPFATSMSAFMRLRDEVAQNG; via the coding sequence TTGAGAGAGCGAGGTAATCACCAACCCACACAGGATTGCGGTTATCCTACTGAAGACCCCCCGGTAGAGTTTGAGATAGCCCGTAGACTGTTTCAGGACTCACCCCACGGCTCACTGATAGGTCTAGAGCTAGTCGATTTGGGCAGCGATTTTGTGGTCTCAAAAGTGGCATACCGCCCCGAGTTAGTGGGCAATCCGCAAACAGGATACCTCCACGGTGGGGTTATAACTACCATTATAGATCAGAGCAGCGGGGCCTCGGTCATGCTCGCTACAGGCGGCCAAGAGGGAATAGTAACCCTTGATTTGCGGATTGATCATCTGCGCCCGGCAGCTCCGGGGCGTGACGTTTATGCCCGTGCTGAGTGTTACCGGGTTGGCCGTGAAGTTGCCTTTGCCCGTTGTTCGGCTTACCAAGAAGACCCGGCATATCCATTTGCGACTAGCATGAGTGCCTTCATGCGCCTGAGAGATGAGGTAGCACAGAATGGTTGA
- a CDS encoding flagellar motor protein MotB — translation MKIWGRKDAGAPRWMTTFADLMAVLVVFFVMLYSMSTIDNLRYQQMADSLREVLGPSAVGDDTPRPAPSLVDFDGDFASIERPQINDIDQPEYTQLDEIRDALREALADDIEDGVIQLGEDDEGVLLRFEDHAAFELGRKELQDDFLPVLERIAGVLAETPGIIRVAGHTDDLPIQTDRFRSNFELSSARAVSVVHVFQESGLPSRRMVAQGHADTRPLVPNTSDENRAKNRRVEVVLTEAPEDTSE, via the coding sequence ATGAAGATATGGGGCAGAAAAGACGCAGGGGCGCCGCGGTGGATGACGACTTTTGCCGACTTAATGGCGGTGCTGGTAGTGTTTTTTGTTATGCTTTACTCGATGTCAACCATAGATAATTTGCGCTATCAGCAGATGGCTGACTCTTTGCGTGAAGTGCTTGGTCCGTCCGCGGTAGGGGATGATACCCCTCGTCCGGCCCCCTCATTGGTAGATTTTGATGGTGATTTTGCATCTATTGAAAGACCCCAAATAAATGACATTGATCAGCCAGAATATACCCAGCTCGATGAGATTCGGGACGCCTTACGCGAAGCCTTGGCAGATGACATCGAAGATGGGGTAATTCAATTAGGGGAAGATGATGAGGGAGTGTTGTTGCGTTTCGAGGACCATGCGGCATTTGAGTTAGGCAGAAAGGAACTGCAGGATGATTTCTTACCGGTGCTCGAGAGGATCGCCGGTGTATTGGCAGAGACTCCCGGTATTATAAGAGTTGCAGGACACACAGACGATCTTCCCATTCAGACAGATCGTTTTCGCTCTAACTTTGAACTATCTTCGGCCAGGGCGGTATCGGTAGTTCACGTCTTTCAAGAAAGTGGACTGCCGTCGCGACGAATGGTGGCTCAGGGGCATGCCGATACGCGACCGCTGGTGCCAAACACTAGTGATGAGAATAGGGCCAAGAATCGCCGTGTAGAAGTTGTTCTTACCGAGGCCCCCGAAGATACTTCAGAGTAG
- a CDS encoding MotA/TolQ/ExbB proton channel family protein encodes MDKASFTGLLVGITVIFTAIAASGEGAQFLYLPAVLIVFGGTFSATLIKFSFWQVINSVKLASLAFTTQKEEPRELIEQTKELTAVARKHGILALEDVDIRNPFFRKAIDLLVDGVDLQLIQKILREEQELSTQRHEVGQRIFRSIGEQAPAFGMIGTLVGLVQMLGNLEDPEAIGPGMAVALLTTLYGAVFAQLIAIPIADNLEMRAQNEYVNQSLIIEAVDCIHNRYNSRLVDELLSNYLPRNHRGLDVPGQGAEGNQAFDPNQGGR; translated from the coding sequence TTGGATAAAGCGTCCTTTACCGGGTTGTTGGTTGGCATAACGGTTATATTTACGGCCATTGCCGCCAGCGGTGAGGGTGCTCAGTTTTTATATTTGCCGGCAGTGCTGATCGTCTTCGGGGGTACCTTCTCGGCAACCTTGATAAAGTTTTCCTTTTGGCAAGTAATCAACTCGGTAAAACTGGCATCTTTAGCCTTTACTACTCAGAAGGAAGAGCCTCGTGAGTTGATTGAGCAGACCAAAGAGTTAACAGCAGTAGCGCGCAAGCATGGCATATTGGCCCTGGAAGATGTTGACATCCGCAACCCTTTTTTCCGCAAGGCCATTGACCTACTAGTAGATGGAGTCGATCTGCAGCTTATCCAAAAGATACTGCGCGAAGAGCAGGAGCTTTCGACTCAGCGTCATGAGGTAGGGCAGAGAATATTTCGCAGTATCGGTGAGCAGGCACCTGCTTTCGGTATGATTGGTACCCTGGTTGGCTTGGTGCAAATGCTCGGCAATCTGGAAGACCCTGAAGCGATTGGTCCAGGAATGGCTGTAGCGCTGCTGACAACCCTGTACGGGGCGGTCTTTGCCCAACTAATCGCCATTCCTATAGCTGACAATCTGGAGATGCGTGCTCAGAATGAGTATGTTAATCAATCTCTTATTATTGAAGCAGTAGATTGCATCCACAACCGCTATAATTCACGCTTGGTTGACGAGTTGCTGTCCAATTACCTGCCCCGCAATCATCGCGGTTTAGATGTCCCTGGGCAGGGAGCCGAAGGTAATCAGGCATTTGATCCGAATCAGGGTGGAAGATGA
- the pgsA gene encoding CDP-diacylglycerol--glycerol-3-phosphate 3-phosphatidyltransferase yields MQITLPTALTLMRIALIPVFGLCFLLPAPWTNILTVAVFALAAITDWLDGYLARRLEQSSEFGAFLDPVADKLMVAVALVALVALYPGLWMAIPAAVIIGREIAVSALREWMAELGKRASVAVSQLGKVKTAAQMAAIMMLLYGEPIAGVPIPEFGVVLIWLAAILTLYSAFAYLRAAIKVLDS; encoded by the coding sequence ATGCAGATAACATTGCCTACCGCCTTAACACTAATGCGGATAGCACTGATACCCGTCTTTGGGCTGTGCTTTCTGTTGCCCGCACCATGGACCAATATCTTGACGGTAGCGGTATTTGCTTTAGCAGCAATTACTGATTGGTTGGATGGCTACCTTGCACGACGCCTTGAACAGTCATCTGAATTTGGCGCCTTTCTTGATCCGGTTGCGGATAAGCTGATGGTTGCTGTGGCGCTGGTTGCTTTGGTAGCCCTCTATCCCGGTCTGTGGATGGCGATTCCTGCAGCCGTTATCATAGGACGTGAGATAGCGGTATCGGCGCTGCGCGAGTGGATGGCCGAACTCGGCAAGAGGGCCAGTGTCGCTGTGAGTCAGCTAGGTAAGGTAAAGACAGCTGCACAGATGGCGGCAATAATGATGTTGCTCTATGGCGAGCCTATCGCCGGGGTGCCCATACCGGAATTTGGAGTGGTGCTGATCTGGTTGGCAGCAATCCTTACTCTCTACTCTGCCTTCGCCTATCTGCGAGCTGCTATTAAGGTTCTAGACTCCTGA
- the uvrC gene encoding excinuclease ABC subunit UvrC yields MYSPELREKVRNLPERPGVYRMLAQDGEVIYVGKARSLRRRVASYFNTANKPIKTARMVERIADLEVTVTHTEAEALILESHLIKEHHPRYNVLLRDDKSYPYIYLSTNHPFPRLAFHRGARGTKGRYFGPYPSSNAVRQTLAYLQKVFPIRQCRDSFFNNRSRPCLQYQIRRCTAPCVGYINEQDYAQEVRHVIGFLEGRSAQVIDELAARMDEAAEQLRFEDAARLRDRIATLQQIQQQQYVARDRDDDMDVVACVMEGDSACIQVFFVRSGSGLGNQSFFPRVPPGAREAEVLAGFLAQYYLDREVPTELVLNSPVPHRKLLSEVLRTSSGAQVAIRYRVRGQRRRWVEMAEENARYALASRSASAANQRKRYNALAEVLDVDSPPQRIECFDISHTGGEATVASCVVFNQDGPLKSDYRRFNIRGIEPGDDYAAMEQALRRRYQRVKSGDVALPDLLLIDGGKGQLARAQGVLDELGVEGVATMGIAKGPERRPGEETLLLANGSIEVELSSDSPALHLLQQIRDEAHRFALGGHRQRRAKSRRESMLEEIPGLGPKRRQNLLKRFGGVQGVRQAGVDDLTAVPGISRSLAQRIYDALHG; encoded by the coding sequence GTGTACAGTCCTGAGCTTAGAGAAAAGGTGCGCAATCTGCCTGAGCGGCCCGGGGTGTACAGGATGCTGGCCCAGGATGGCGAGGTTATATACGTTGGTAAAGCACGGAGTCTGCGTCGCCGCGTTGCTAGTTATTTCAATACTGCCAATAAGCCGATCAAGACAGCCCGAATGGTTGAGCGCATTGCCGATCTCGAGGTCACTGTAACCCATACTGAAGCTGAAGCGCTTATACTCGAGAGCCATCTGATTAAGGAGCACCATCCCCGCTACAATGTCTTACTAAGAGACGATAAGTCATACCCCTATATATACCTTTCTACCAATCATCCCTTCCCGCGACTGGCTTTCCACCGTGGTGCGCGTGGCACTAAGGGGCGTTATTTTGGTCCGTATCCAAGCTCTAATGCGGTTCGCCAGACACTCGCCTATCTCCAGAAAGTGTTTCCGATTCGTCAGTGTCGGGACAGTTTTTTCAATAATCGGTCGCGACCCTGCTTGCAGTATCAAATAAGACGTTGTACTGCACCTTGTGTGGGTTATATTAATGAGCAAGACTATGCTCAAGAGGTAAGACACGTTATTGGTTTTCTAGAGGGGCGCTCGGCACAAGTTATTGATGAGTTGGCGGCACGAATGGACGAGGCTGCCGAGCAGTTACGCTTCGAGGATGCAGCCCGACTGCGTGATCGCATCGCTACTCTGCAGCAGATTCAGCAGCAGCAGTATGTGGCCCGTGATCGCGACGATGATATGGATGTTGTAGCCTGCGTAATGGAGGGGGATAGTGCCTGCATCCAGGTTTTTTTCGTGCGTTCGGGCAGTGGTTTGGGTAATCAAAGTTTCTTCCCGCGGGTTCCGCCCGGGGCGCGTGAAGCGGAGGTGCTGGCCGGTTTTTTGGCGCAATACTACTTAGATCGCGAAGTACCGACAGAACTGGTGCTCAATAGCCCAGTCCCGCATCGAAAGCTACTCAGCGAGGTGCTGCGAACGTCGAGCGGAGCACAGGTGGCAATTCGATATCGGGTGCGCGGCCAGCGGCGGCGGTGGGTCGAGATGGCAGAGGAGAACGCCCGCTATGCACTCGCTTCACGGAGTGCTTCGGCAGCTAATCAGCGAAAGCGCTATAATGCCCTGGCCGAGGTGCTGGATGTGGATAGCCCGCCGCAGCGAATCGAGTGTTTCGATATCAGCCATACCGGCGGTGAGGCAACAGTAGCCTCATGTGTGGTTTTCAATCAGGACGGGCCGTTGAAAAGTGATTACCGGCGCTTCAATATTCGGGGGATTGAGCCAGGAGATGACTATGCAGCCATGGAACAGGCTTTGCGGCGGCGCTATCAGAGGGTAAAGAGCGGTGATGTGGCACTACCCGATCTGCTCTTAATTGATGGTGGCAAGGGTCAATTGGCTCGCGCGCAGGGTGTGCTCGACGAGCTAGGCGTAGAGGGGGTAGCGACGATGGGGATTGCTAAAGGGCCGGAACGCCGCCCAGGCGAGGAGACCTTGTTGCTTGCTAATGGCAGTATAGAAGTGGAGTTGTCCTCGGATTCTCCGGCACTGCACCTGTTACAGCAAATTCGTGACGAGGCGCACCGCTTCGCTCTCGGTGGGCATCGCCAGCGGCGGGCGAAGAGTCGGCGCGAGTCGATGTTGGAAGAGATTCCGGGGCTTGGGCCGAAACGCCGCCAAAATCTGCTTAAGCGTTTTGGCGGGGTTCAGGGTGTGCGTCAGGCCGGAGTCGATGATTTAACAGCGGTGCCCGGCATAAGCCGCTCGCTTGCACAGCGAATCTACGATGCGTTACATGGCTAG
- a CDS encoding response regulator transcription factor has protein sequence MIRVVVVDWHQLNCDALGNLICSQADIEVTAMSSSINEATARVRESQPNVVVIDWSDPQRGLEATQAIIRHAPDAAILVIINNVQNSFATLALRAGAIGCLTKNCRQEDLWAAIRDLSMGQPHIDPRITQWFSIRSLAGEVSNPFDGLSKRQCEVLMGIISGYKNAHIAADLCLSPKTVSNHKAKLFERLKVKNQAELVRLAIEYGMDVSPGAALLRNNN, from the coding sequence ATGATCAGAGTAGTAGTCGTTGATTGGCATCAGCTCAACTGTGATGCACTAGGAAATCTTATCTGTTCACAAGCAGATATTGAAGTAACGGCGATGTCGAGCAGCATCAACGAAGCTACTGCTAGGGTAAGAGAGAGCCAACCAAATGTGGTTGTGATAGATTGGAGTGATCCACAGAGGGGCTTAGAAGCGACGCAAGCCATTATTCGTCATGCCCCAGATGCTGCCATACTAGTGATTATAAATAATGTGCAGAATTCGTTTGCAACCCTGGCCCTTCGGGCAGGAGCGATTGGATGTTTGACAAAGAACTGCCGACAAGAAGACCTTTGGGCAGCAATTCGAGATCTATCTATGGGGCAGCCGCACATAGATCCGCGTATTACTCAATGGTTCTCTATTAGAAGCCTGGCTGGTGAGGTAAGCAACCCTTTTGATGGCTTATCAAAACGCCAGTGTGAAGTGCTTATGGGGATAATAAGTGGCTATAAAAATGCCCATATTGCTGCTGACCTGTGTCTGAGCCCAAAGACTGTCAGCAACCATAAGGCAAAGCTCTTTGAAAGGCTCAAGGTAAAAAATCAGGCTGAGTTAGTGCGCCTAGCAATTGAATACGGCATGGACGTTTCGCCTGGCGCTGCTCTGCTTAGGAATAATAACTAG
- a CDS encoding RibD family protein, whose amino-acid sequence MAYTPINTGDVIELDQAKCTSHPLKDLYIDKIPPPAVDQQIWCYMSFITSLDGRISLDFGKGACRVPPHLANPRDWRLFQELAAHSDCLVTTSRYLRDLQAGTAQAPLPVDVAYQDLIYWRLDNGLNKQPDVAVIGSSSDFTLPAEWFDQGRLVWLFAPSNTEADNLRRHHSLGAQVAAYFTGNRAGGKTITSTLSRLGYRRVFFIGGPQLSHSLLADDALDTLFLTIRQRIIGGQQGSYESIVEGPALELGLDFELRWIFLDTAAGNEAGQLFTRYDRIRHSV is encoded by the coding sequence ATGGCCTACACGCCTATAAACACAGGCGATGTTATCGAGCTAGATCAAGCAAAGTGCACTAGTCATCCACTGAAAGACCTGTACATAGACAAAATCCCCCCTCCAGCAGTGGACCAACAAATCTGGTGTTATATGAGCTTCATCACCAGTCTGGATGGCCGGATCAGCCTCGATTTCGGCAAGGGCGCCTGTAGAGTTCCGCCACATCTCGCCAACCCCCGCGATTGGCGACTGTTTCAAGAATTGGCAGCACACAGCGACTGCCTGGTCACAACGAGTCGCTATCTGCGCGATCTACAAGCCGGCACGGCGCAAGCCCCACTACCTGTGGACGTGGCTTATCAGGATCTTATCTATTGGCGACTCGACAACGGGCTCAACAAACAACCTGATGTGGCCGTAATCGGCAGCTCAAGCGACTTTACACTACCCGCAGAATGGTTTGATCAAGGCAGACTGGTTTGGCTCTTTGCTCCCTCTAACACTGAAGCAGACAACCTCAGGCGACACCACAGCCTAGGCGCTCAAGTGGCTGCTTACTTCACAGGCAACCGCGCAGGAGGTAAGACCATAACCAGTACCCTATCGAGGCTAGGTTATCGGCGGGTGTTTTTTATCGGCGGCCCCCAACTATCACACTCACTGCTCGCAGATGACGCCCTCGATACGCTTTTTTTGACGATACGCCAGCGCATAATCGGCGGCCAACAAGGCAGCTACGAGAGCATTGTCGAAGGTCCAGCTTTAGAGCTGGGGTTAGATTTCGAGTTACGCTGGATATTTCTTGACACCGCAGCGGGCAATGAAGCCGGGCAGCTATTTACCCGTTACGACCGAATTCGCCATTCGGTATAA
- a CDS encoding class II fumarate hydratase, translated as MSVQGYRIERDSMGELRVPEDALYGAQTQRAVNNFPVSGEPMPAPFIRALGMVKAACARANRELDGLDPEIADAITAAADAVARNEHDDQFPVDIFQTGSGTSSNMNANEVIAKLAAQRSGVSVHPNDHVNMGQSSNDVIPTAIHVSAALEVHDQLLPALTTLADIIDERSEELAEVTTTGRTHLMDAMPVTLGQELSGWSRQIRSGVARVESALPRLHSLAIGGTAVGTGINAHPNLGERVSTILAESSGIPFQVAANRFEALSSQDTAVELSGQLRTVAVSMMKIANDLRWMNSGPLAGLAEISLPALQPGSSIMPGKVNPVIPESVSMVSAQVMGNDTAISVAGQSGNFQLNVMLPVIAANLLKSIKLLANAARVLGHDAIAGFTVNEANLRDALDRNPILVTALNSVIGYEKGAQIAKQAYQQGRPVIEVAREMTELSEDELQRLLNPRVLAHGGRAE; from the coding sequence ATGAGTGTGCAAGGTTACCGTATAGAAAGAGATAGCATGGGTGAGCTAAGGGTGCCTGAGGATGCCCTCTACGGTGCTCAGACCCAGCGTGCTGTAAACAACTTCCCCGTTAGTGGCGAGCCTATGCCGGCTCCCTTTATACGCGCGTTGGGGATGGTCAAGGCAGCGTGTGCTCGGGCCAACCGTGAACTGGACGGACTTGATCCGGAGATTGCTGATGCCATAACTGCAGCTGCCGATGCTGTAGCGCGTAATGAGCATGACGATCAGTTCCCGGTCGATATCTTTCAGACCGGTTCTGGTACCTCAAGTAATATGAATGCCAACGAGGTGATTGCCAAACTGGCCGCGCAGCGATCCGGGGTTTCGGTGCACCCTAATGACCACGTCAACATGGGGCAAAGCTCTAACGACGTTATTCCGACAGCAATTCACGTCAGTGCCGCGCTTGAGGTTCACGATCAGCTATTGCCGGCGCTAACCACTTTGGCCGACATCATAGACGAGCGCAGCGAGGAGCTTGCTGAAGTTACTACTACCGGAAGAACTCATCTCATGGATGCGATGCCGGTTACACTCGGTCAGGAGTTGTCCGGATGGTCGCGGCAGATACGATCTGGAGTGGCTAGAGTTGAAAGTGCCTTGCCGCGGCTGCACTCACTGGCAATTGGCGGTACCGCGGTAGGCACAGGAATCAATGCCCACCCTAATTTGGGCGAGAGGGTAAGTACAATCCTGGCCGAATCAAGTGGTATCCCGTTCCAGGTGGCCGCTAATCGTTTTGAGGCCCTTTCCAGTCAGGATACAGCGGTTGAGCTATCGGGTCAGTTGCGTACCGTTGCAGTCTCTATGATGAAGATAGCCAATGATCTACGCTGGATGAACAGCGGTCCCCTTGCTGGATTGGCCGAAATATCTTTACCGGCACTGCAGCCTGGTTCGAGCATTATGCCTGGTAAAGTGAATCCAGTTATCCCGGAATCAGTGTCGATGGTTAGTGCTCAGGTAATGGGTAATGACACTGCGATATCAGTTGCCGGTCAATCAGGTAATTTCCAGCTTAATGTCATGCTCCCTGTGATAGCGGCAAACCTGCTCAAAAGTATTAAATTATTGGCTAATGCCGCACGAGTTCTTGGCCATGACGCTATAGCCGGCTTTACAGTTAACGAGGCTAATCTGCGCGATGCCCTTGATCGTAATCCTATTTTGGTTACTGCCTTGAATTCGGTTATTGGCTATGAGAAAGGAGCTCAGATTGCTAAGCAGGCTTACCAGCAGGGCAGGCCGGTGATTGAGGTGGCGCGGGAGATGACCGAGCTCTCTGAGGATGAGCTGCAGCGCCTGCTTAATCCGCGGGTCCTAGCGCACGGCGGCCGCGCCGAGTGA
- the purB gene encoding adenylosuccinate lyase, whose protein sequence is MELDTLTAISPSDGRYADKTAPLRPWVSEYGLIYNRVLVEVRWFEALAAEPAIGEVPQLSSAAEDFLNSLINEFDACQARRVKEIEATTNHDVKAVEYFLKERFAQNPELAPYHEFIHFSCTSEDINNLSWACMLRGARDEVMLPAIDRVIEQLRALAHEHAEVAMLSRTHGQSASPTTLGKELANVVYRLREQRHRLATIAAQGKINGAVGNFNAHLVTYPEVDWPALGKRYVETLGLRWNPYTTQIEPHDWIAEMFDAYGRINTVLLDLSRDLWGYISLGYFGQRLVAGEVGSSTMPHKVNPIDFENAEGNLGVATALLDHLARKLPVSRWQRDLSDSTALRSTGLGLAHTLIALRSLEKGLGKLEANEQRIAADLEPAWEVLAEAIQTVMRRYGADQPYEQLKGLTRGQAIDEGAVKEFIEGLELPEEAKTKLRELTPSNYTGNAAAQARNC, encoded by the coding sequence GTGGAGCTCGATACACTGACCGCCATCTCGCCAAGCGATGGCCGCTATGCAGATAAAACCGCCCCGTTGCGCCCTTGGGTTAGCGAGTACGGGCTGATATACAACCGCGTCCTGGTCGAGGTACGCTGGTTTGAGGCGCTGGCCGCCGAGCCGGCCATAGGTGAAGTACCCCAGCTTTCTAGTGCAGCAGAGGATTTTCTCAACTCCCTGATCAACGAGTTCGATGCTTGTCAGGCACGCCGGGTAAAAGAGATAGAAGCAACAACTAACCACGACGTCAAAGCGGTAGAGTACTTTCTTAAGGAGCGTTTTGCGCAGAACCCTGAGCTAGCTCCCTACCATGAGTTTATCCACTTCTCTTGCACCTCTGAGGATATCAATAATCTATCCTGGGCCTGCATGCTGCGCGGCGCCCGCGATGAAGTAATGCTGCCCGCGATTGACCGGGTGATTGAGCAATTGCGCGCGCTAGCTCACGAGCATGCTGAAGTCGCCATGCTCTCCCGCACCCACGGCCAAAGCGCCTCACCCACGACCCTTGGCAAGGAACTCGCCAATGTAGTTTATCGCCTTCGTGAACAGCGCCACCGCTTAGCCACAATCGCGGCACAGGGTAAAATCAACGGCGCCGTAGGCAACTTCAACGCCCACTTAGTAACCTACCCGGAAGTAGATTGGCCAGCGTTAGGCAAGCGTTACGTGGAGACCCTAGGGCTGCGCTGGAACCCCTATACTACCCAGATTGAACCGCACGATTGGATTGCCGAAATGTTCGATGCCTATGGCCGAATCAATACGGTATTGCTCGATCTGAGCCGGGACCTGTGGGGGTATATATCGCTGGGCTATTTCGGTCAACGGTTAGTTGCGGGCGAAGTTGGCTCTTCAACCATGCCCCATAAGGTCAACCCGATAGATTTCGAGAATGCCGAGGGCAACTTAGGCGTTGCGACCGCGCTGCTCGATCACCTCGCCCGCAAACTCCCGGTATCTAGGTGGCAGCGCGACCTGAGTGACTCTACGGCACTGCGCAGTACAGGCTTAGGCCTCGCCCACACCCTAATAGCGCTACGATCTCTCGAGAAAGGCCTGGGCAAGCTTGAGGCCAACGAGCAGCGTATTGCTGCCGACCTAGAACCAGCCTGGGAGGTGCTTGCCGAAGCGATACAGACCGTGATGCGCCGCTATGGCGCCGATCAGCCATACGAGCAGCTCAAGGGTCTTACACGTGGTCAGGCGATTGATGAGGGCGCGGTAAAAGAATTCATCGAGGGGCTTGAACTACCGGAGGAGGCCAAAACCAAGCTGCGCGAACTCACGCCGAGCAACTACACCGGCAACGCCGCAGCACAGGCACGGAATTGTTAA
- a CDS encoding transglycosylase SLT domain-containing protein — translation MIYKNRFICSDTLKLYAIFFFVSGVMLGSSSVTAQHFRFNDHEEQLMRQAYELGKPHDLGMAMMGVLVQETRMGRFGPVGDRRHGFGKRSYGVMQLKLHTAKDVISFICPELDEGLSTDEEIIAKLLYDHHWNMQVAACYLAHLQNQGLSWRETLIAYNEGLRGSRRFGYGHPYAQSIADHVSEGKVRFFYDNFIAQ, via the coding sequence ATGATATATAAAAATAGATTTATATGCTCGGATACCCTGAAGTTGTATGCAATCTTCTTCTTCGTAAGCGGTGTAATGCTTGGATCTAGTTCAGTCACCGCGCAGCACTTTCGGTTCAACGATCATGAAGAACAGCTTATGCGCCAAGCCTATGAGTTGGGTAAACCCCACGATCTAGGGATGGCAATGATGGGTGTTCTGGTGCAAGAGACGCGGATGGGCCGCTTTGGCCCGGTAGGTGATCGGCGTCACGGCTTCGGCAAGCGCAGCTACGGTGTAATGCAGCTTAAACTCCACACGGCCAAGGATGTCATCAGTTTTATCTGCCCTGAGCTGGATGAGGGGCTATCAACGGACGAAGAGATAATAGCTAAGTTGCTATATGACCACCACTGGAACATGCAGGTGGCAGCCTGCTATCTAGCCCATCTGCAAAACCAGGGACTCAGCTGGCGCGAAACCCTCATAGCTTACAATGAGGGCTTACGCGGTTCGCGGCGCTTCGGTTATGGCCACCCTTATGCCCAGTCGATAGCTGACCACGTCTCAGAGGGTAAGGTCAGGTTTTTTTATGACAACTTCATTGCGCAATAG
- a CDS encoding NUDIX domain-containing protein, which yields MAHRYEILQRECFFKGAIMSMERIRLRHALFAGGMTPELTRECLVRDLAVAVLPYDPERDEVVLVEQFRVGCIDDPRGAWLIETVAGIAEAGEEPRSVAYREAQEEAGLEISDLELIADYLPSPGGSTERVMIYCGRCDSSQAGGVHGLAGENEDILSHVLGADEAIEQALSGGMRSAMPIIALQWLALNRQRLRKEWTGGSWSESLWTEEDQ from the coding sequence ATGGCCCATCGTTATGAGATCTTGCAGCGTGAGTGCTTCTTTAAGGGTGCCATCATGAGCATGGAGCGTATCCGTTTGCGCCATGCTTTGTTTGCTGGTGGTATGACCCCGGAGCTGACTCGAGAGTGTTTGGTTCGCGATCTAGCGGTAGCCGTTTTGCCATACGATCCTGAGCGCGATGAGGTCGTATTGGTTGAGCAGTTTCGGGTTGGATGCATTGATGATCCGCGCGGTGCCTGGCTTATTGAGACCGTGGCCGGTATAGCTGAGGCGGGCGAGGAGCCGCGCAGCGTGGCTTATCGTGAGGCACAAGAAGAGGCCGGGTTAGAGATTAGTGACCTGGAGTTGATAGCGGACTACCTGCCTAGTCCTGGCGGGAGCACGGAGCGGGTTATGATCTATTGCGGGCGCTGTGATAGTAGCCAAGCTGGCGGGGTGCACGGCCTTGCAGGCGAGAATGAGGATATCCTCAGTCATGTACTAGGCGCTGACGAGGCGATTGAGCAGGCACTCTCGGGTGGTATGCGGTCAGCAATGCCGATCATCGCTTTGCAGTGGTTGGCCCTCAATCGGCAGCGACTGCGCAAAGAGTGGACCGGGGGGAGTTGGTCCGAGAGCTTGTGGACTGAAGAGGATCAGTGA